Proteins encoded by one window of Nicotiana tabacum cultivar K326 chromosome 10, ASM71507v2, whole genome shotgun sequence:
- the LOC107820278 gene encoding uncharacterized protein LOC107820278: protein MPSVGMRRTTRVFGARVLRSGRRLWTPGEEVKRAKHGNEWIELLDNVVRDGGGGGATKYKENGWLKKDSAPKQETNQEMDIDVESKATAEPEALIISPNSNSFRRWGTVYTRKRKRHESGKGDTVTEGKRFGKHFVRKKRVRAAYAKDSDKSEEGQISTGIVIVNTSCGSSYWVSCLLSCVLRYLRKSTVSLQQIFGFINSKPLRDVSSLHGILLLQDQTLRKINTGACFIAGGTCSIPVFTLDFSTVPCCFMYLHSSMLLRFIHMSYALVMYSTVMVEETNVANEKEIVSCLIPVNSQPGLDVSTSGMYDDSREIAVVHPTVGVPKLAAHHLQLRNSRGIQKRRSSLSSRRGRRSCFGSQDVNGALASDRLRLRRNGLRFSSPTSRYELRSSGQKISTPSIKELKSALVELTQDIDATSCSANILVIESDKCYRQKGATIAMQLSGSKQWILAVKVGGVRRFNLTAEKVMRPCSANRVTHDIIWVGDRGWKLEFPDRRDWLIFKELYKECSDRNVQPPALSIIPVPGVREVSGYAESNPAQFARPDSYITVRDDELTRALARSTTCYDMDSDDDEWLENINDELFSENKHLSVESFEILIDTFEKGFYCNPDDYSDEKTAINSCLDKEKKEIVEAVYSYWSKKRKQKRSSLIRIFQCYQPRRTQVIPKSVLRKKRSFKRQGSQAGRGKQRPFLPAMVTEKDALQRQNSVLKVQEAKAAANKSEDLAVRLRQRAQQLMENADLATYKAAMALKIAEAAKIAKSTEAVVPFFIG from the exons ATGCCTTCAGTAGGGATGAGAAGGACTACAAGGGTTTTTGGGGCGAGGGTTTTGAGGTCAGGAAGGCGGTTGTGGACCCCAGGTGAGGAGGTTAAGCGGGCTAAACATGGAAATGAGTGGATTGAGCTTCTTGACAATGTAGTAAgagatggtggtggtggtggggccACTAAGTACAAGGAAAACGGGTGGCTTAAGAAGGATAGTGCTCCGAAGCAAGAAACTAACCAAGAAATGGATATTGATGTAGAGAGTAAGGCAACAGCTGAACCGGAGGCACTGATCATTAGTCCGAACAGCAATAGTTTTAGGAGGTGGGGAACTGTATATACGAGGAAGAGGAAAAGGCATGAATCCGGTAAAGGTGATACGGTAACAGAGGGCAAGAGGTTTGGCAAGCACTTTGTTAGGAAGAAAAGAGTTAGGGCAGCTTATGCTAAGGATTCAGATAAATCTGAAGAGGGTCAAATATCAACTGGCATTGTTATTGTAAATACATCATGTGGAAGCAGTTATTGGGTTTCCTGCCTTTTGAGTTGTGTTTTAAGGTACTTGAGGAAGTCAACTGTTAGTTTGCAGCAAATCTTTGGATTCATTAACTCAAAACCCTTGAGGGATGTTTCTTCGTTGCATGGTATCCTCCTCTTACAG GATCAGACTCTCAGAAAAATAAACACGGGAGCTTGCTTTATTGCTGGTGGCACATGCTCGATTCCTGTTTTTACGCTGGATTTTTCTACAGTCCCGTGTTGTTTTATGTACCTGCACTCAAGCATGCTTCTCAGATTTATTCACATGTCCTATGCATTGGTCATGTATTCTACAGTTATGGTTGAGGAAACTAATGTGGCTAATGAGAAGGAGATTGTATCTTGCCTTATCCCCGTGAATAGTCAACCTGGATTGGATGTATCCACGTCTGGAATGTATGATGATTCCAGGGAGATTGCAGTGGTGCACCCAACTGTTGGCGTTCCTAAATTAGCTGCCCACCACTTGCAGCTAAGGAACAGTCGTGGTATTCAGAAGAGGAGAAGCTCTTTGAGTTCAAGAAGAGGCAGGCGTTCTTGCTTTGGCTCACAGGATGTTAATGGTGCTTTGGCTTCTGACAGATTGAGGTTAAGACGTAATGGCCTCCGATTTTCGTCTCCTACGTCTCGGTATGAACTTAGGAGTTCAGGTCAGAAGATTTCCACACCAAGCATCAAAGAATTAAAATCTGCTTTGGTGGAATTGACGCAGGATATAGATGCAACAAGCTGTTCTGCCAACATATTGGTTATTGAATCTGACAAGTGTTACAGGCAAAAAGGAGCCACCATTGCTATGCAACTTTCTGGTTCAAAACAGTGGATTTTAGCAGTGAAGGTAGGTGGAGTAAGGAGATTCAACCTCACTGCTGAGAAAGTTATGAGGCCTTGTAGCGCCAACCGTGTAACTCATGACATTATATGGGTCGGGGATCGTGGTTGGAAGCTAGAGTTTCCAGATAGGCGAGACTGGTTGATTTTCAAGGAACTTTATAAAGAATGTTCTGATCGCAATGTACAGCCCCCTGCGTTAAGCATCATTCCTGTTCCTGGTGTACGTGAAGTATCAGGCTATGCAGAGAGCAATCCTGCTCAGTTTGCCCGTCCGGATTCATACATAACTGTTAGAGATGATGAGTTGACAAGGGCATTAGCAAGGAGTACAACATGCTATGACATGGATTCTGATGACGACGAGTGGCTAGAAAACATTAATGATGAACTTTTTTCGGAAAACAAGCATCTTTCGGTTGAGAGCTTTGAGATACTGATTGATACTTTTGAGAAAGGCTTTTATTGTAATCCAGATGATTATTCTGATGAGAAAACGGCTATCAATAGTTGCCTGgataaggaaaagaaagaaattgtTGAGGCTGTGTATAGTTACTGGTCCAAAAAGAGGAAGCAAAAGCGGTCTTCCCTGATAAGAATTTTCCAG TGTTACCAGCCAAGGAGAACTCAGGTCATCCCAAAATCTGTTCTCCGCAAGAAGAGGTCTTTCAAACGACAAGGAAGCCAAGCCGGAAGAGGCAAACAGCGGCCATTTCTACCAG CAATGGTGACTGAAAAAGATGCTTTGCAGCGACAGAACTCAGTTCTTAAGGTGCAAGAAGCTAAAGCTGCTGCAAACAAATCGGAGGATTTGGCAGTTAGGCTGAGACAAAGGGCTCAGCAGCTGATGGAGAATGCTGATCTAGCAACTTACAAAGCCGCAATGGCACTTAAAATAGCAGAAGCAGCTAAGATTGCTAAGTCTACAGAAGCTGTTGTGCCGTTTTTCATAGGTTAG
- the LOC107784006 gene encoding uncharacterized protein LOC107784006, producing the protein MFRFSCFPAHVHSHKQKKTAQFSAEAMHKTLEDCSQNHAMKGFAYLSTANASCAAEREALENYADHASDSSPLERDNKSEEFKSKSNTECEFKRHNNAQMRKSLSLGSGLNLEGRVVSGNNDSEHESGRYSCDESDDRCGSASADGGKELNISLLDLFHEAGPSVSVQVNSDLANNESIFSIGDAKESEKGEQEHYEVQLSNANESGDHSPRTSRSIVKSSSLPNIHSPGRRVSHNFNRARSADDLNMLDARRKENFMDEVANKVMKHKEKEDSLRNNEKVNDETPPDDNFDTYNYVGSAKDWILPGMDEVNMKKHVNAESTFCRWNELTGKDFKTKRIEEWVTDLQHCGRFDEADDFSVPDNGPEVQKGKAVLDASPVAKLDGKVNPGAESVKKYISSLSANATSAQLINHGLVVIPFLSAFVSLRALNLSGNSIVRITAGALPRGLHVLNLSRNSISVIEGLRELTRLRVLDLSYNRLLRIGHGLASCSSLKELYLAGNKISEVEGLHRLLKLNVLDLRFNKISTAKCLGQLAANYGSLQAISLEGNPAQKNVGDEQLRKCLQGLLPNLIYFNRKPVKVKDTTDRSARLAIGAHQIDRGLKADLKAMRKASHSGSTHKASSSLTHGRKSQPITTTKPSKIRPTRLPPSGTKTSSRQHVYDFSSKLLSFRPDLSMRRSRS; encoded by the exons aTGTTTAGGTTTTCATGCTTCCCAGCTCACGTCCATTCCCACAAACAAAAG AAAACAGCTCAATTTTCTGCCGAAGCAATGCATAAAACACTTGAAGATTGTTCTCAGAATCATGCCATGAAGGGTTTTGCGTACTTGTCGACAGCTAATGCATCATGTGCAGCGGAGAGAGAGGCTCTCGAGAACTATGCTGATCATGCTTCCGATTCTTCTCCTTTAGAGCGTGATAATAAATCTGAGGAATTCAAGAGCAAATCTAATACTGAATGTGAATTCAAAAGACATAACAATGCGCAGATGAGGAAGAGTTTATCTTTGGGTAGTGGCTTGAATTTGGAAGGAAGAGTTGTCAGTGGTAATAATGACTCAGAGCATGAGAGTGGTAGATATTCTTGTGATGAATCAGATGATCGCTGTGGATCAGCAAGTGCAGATGGTGGGAAGGAACTTAATATCAGCTTGCTTGACTTATTTCACGAAGCTGGACCTTCTGTTTCTGTTCAAGTGAACTCTGATTTGGCTAACAATGAGTCAATATTTTCAATTGGAGATGCAAAAGAGTCAGAAAAAGGCGAACAAGAGCACTATGAGGTTCAGTTGTCTAATGCAAATGAGTCTGGTGACCATTCACCACGTACTTCTCGTAGTATTGTAAAATCAAGTTCATTGCCTAACATTCATTCCCCAGGTCGACGAGTTAGCCACAACTTCAATCGTGCCAGATCTGCTGACGACTTAAATAtgttagatgcaagacggaaagaaaatttcatggatgaggtagcaaacaaggtgatgaaacacaaagaaaaagaagatagtTTACGGAATAATGAAAAAGTTAATGATGAAACCCCACCTGATGACAATTTCGATACGTATAACTATGTTGGCTCAGCCAAAGACTGGATACTACCTGGGATGGATGAGGTTAACATGAAGAAGCATGTTAATGCAGAATCTACATTTTGCCGGTGGAATGAATTGACAGGCAAGGATTTTAAGACTAAACGAATTGAGGAGTGGGTCACAGACCTTCAGCATTGTGGCAGATTTGATGAAGCAGATGACTTTTCTGTTCCTGACAACGGTCCCGAAGTGCAAAAAGGTAAAGCTGTCTTGGATGCTTCTCCTGTTGCGAAGTTGGACGGTAAGGTCAACCCTGGTGCAGAAAGTGTTAAGAAATATATCTCTTCATTGAGTGCCAATGCCACGTCAGCTCAGCTGATAAATCATGGGTTGGTTGTGATTCCATTTCTCAGTGCTTTTGTGAGCTTAAGAGCACTTAACTTATCCGGGAATTCCATAG TGAGGATAACTGCTGGTGCTCTCCCTCGAGGGCTTCATGTTTTGAATCTGTCCAGGAACAGTATCTCAGTTATTGAAGGATTGCGTGAACTTACACGACTTCGTGTTCTTGACCTGAGCTACAATCGACTACTAAGGATTGGACATG GTCTTGCTTCCTGTTCTTCTTTGAAAGAGCTGTACCTAGCGGGGAATAAAATCAGCGAGGTTGAGGGTCTTCACCGCCTCCTAAAATTGAATGTCCTGGATTTGAGATTCAACAAAATATCTACAGCCAAATGTCTGGGCCAACTTGCAGCTAATTATGGTTCTTTACAAGCAATCAGCCTGGAAGGGAACCCTGCCCAGAAGAATGTTGGTGATGAACAACTGCGAAAATGCCTACAAGGCCTTCTTCCGAATCTCATTTACTTCAACAGGAAACCTGTCAAGGTGAAGGATACAACAGACAGATCTGCTAGATTAGCCATTGGTGCTCATCAGATAGATCGAGGTCTCAAAGCAGACCTTAAGGCTATGCGGAAGGCAAGCCATAGTGGTTCCACGCACAAAGCATCATCTTCATTGACCCATGGTCGTAAAAGTCAACCAATAACCACGACAAAACCATCCAAGATTAGACCCACCCGCCTGCCCCCGAGTGGAACTAAAACTAGCTCACGGCAACATGTCTATGACTTCAGCAGCAAGCTTCTTAGCTTCAGACCTGACCTATCTATGCGCAGGAGCCGAAGCTAG
- the LOC107807747 gene encoding uncharacterized protein LOC107807747 → MKERLCLEVEKLGLSAMIMGGRGFGATSSGFISKGKLGSVSDYCVHHCICPVVVVRYPQEDGDGGVEKKAVVEAERPPVPEEELQYHDADDELTKGSMIHMRYRGTKSLVVKMDDKANCRFWESYFFVRTEHLVANPAGLHEAWNFAPERLPPPPVDDIREWVNAILFYMAGVREWASFYER, encoded by the exons ATGAAAGAAAGGCTTTGTTTGGAAGTGGAGAAGCTAGGATTGAGTGCTATGATTATGGGAGGCAGAGGATTTGGGGCGACGAGTAGTGGATTTATTAGTAAAGGGAAACTTGGGAGTGTTAGCGATTATTGCGTTCACCATTGTATTTGTCCAGTGGTTGTAGTTAGGTACCCGCAAGAAGATGGCGACGGAGGAGTGGAGAAGAAGGCAGTGGTTGAGGCTGAGAGGCCACCTGTGCCGGAGGAGGAGCTACAATATCATGATGCTGATGATGAGTTAACTAAAG GCTCGATGATCCATATGCGTTACCGAGGAACAAAaagtttggtggtgaagatggacgacaaggCTAATTGTCGTTTCTGGGAGAGTTATTTCTTCGTAAGGACCGAGCACCTTGTGGCGAACCCAGCAGGGCTTCACGAGGCGTGGAACTTCGCCC CTGAGAGATTGCCTCCCCCACCCGTTGATGACATCCGCGAATGGGTTAATGCTATTCTTTTCTATATGGCGGGGGTACGTGAGTGGGCATCCTTCTATGAGAGATAA